A region from the Sandaracinus amylolyticus genome encodes:
- a CDS encoding XdhC family protein, which yields MNELERIVAEASRIDGAPRLLATVVRVRGSSYRRPGARMLVAGDRWVSGCVSGGCLEGDVMLRGWHRCRGGPVVVTYDSTSDEGAPWGVGLGCDGVVDVLLEPGDTNDALTFARACFAAETSGVLVTVIGGASVGARVAIGPEITLARPVDDPALRAALVRAASGPPGVVEVGDVTALVEVIAPSPQLFVLGSGHDVTPIVTAAQSAGFRVTVADRAIRERSRLLAADHVIATGGDLTELASRIDAAREAYVVIMHHQVDADRAALAMSLRSRARYVGLLGPARRTRALLTAIGAEHDARVHAPVGLDIGAETPEQIALAVVAEMCAVARGRRGGMLRERARAMHQEVAFVVLAAGGSTRLGRPKQLVELAGVPLVRRVAQTCLAVGGGPVGVVLGASSDTVAGALDGLRLARIENDGWREGIASSIRAAVAWAQARACGALTIVLADQPRIASSHLIALRDAWARGAPIAATRWRDDARDIVGAPAIFDRARWDALCALTGDRGAGALLRAEDVIAIDCADAALDVDTPDDVCALLGA from the coding sequence GTGAACGAGCTCGAGCGGATCGTCGCCGAGGCGTCGCGCATCGACGGCGCGCCTCGGCTGCTCGCGACCGTGGTGCGCGTGCGCGGCTCGTCGTACCGGCGGCCCGGCGCCCGCATGCTCGTCGCGGGCGATCGATGGGTGTCGGGGTGCGTGAGCGGCGGCTGCCTCGAGGGCGACGTGATGCTGCGCGGATGGCATCGCTGTCGAGGCGGACCGGTCGTGGTCACGTACGACTCGACGAGCGACGAAGGAGCGCCGTGGGGCGTCGGGCTCGGCTGCGACGGAGTCGTCGACGTGCTGCTCGAGCCCGGCGACACGAACGACGCGCTCACGTTCGCGCGCGCGTGCTTCGCCGCGGAGACCAGCGGCGTGCTGGTGACGGTGATCGGCGGCGCGAGCGTCGGCGCGCGCGTCGCGATCGGCCCCGAGATCACGCTCGCGCGGCCGGTCGACGATCCCGCGTTGCGCGCGGCGCTGGTGCGCGCGGCGAGCGGTCCACCGGGCGTCGTCGAGGTCGGTGACGTGACCGCGCTCGTCGAGGTGATCGCGCCCTCGCCGCAGCTCTTCGTGCTCGGCAGCGGGCACGACGTGACGCCGATCGTCACGGCCGCGCAGAGCGCGGGGTTTCGCGTGACCGTGGCCGATCGCGCGATCCGCGAGCGCTCGCGCTTGCTAGCCGCCGACCACGTGATCGCGACCGGTGGTGATCTCACCGAGCTCGCGTCGCGCATCGACGCTGCGCGCGAGGCGTACGTCGTGATCATGCACCACCAGGTCGACGCCGATCGCGCAGCGCTCGCGATGTCGCTGCGATCGCGCGCTCGCTACGTCGGGCTGCTCGGGCCCGCACGGCGGACGCGCGCGCTGCTCACCGCGATCGGCGCCGAGCACGACGCGCGCGTGCATGCGCCGGTGGGCCTCGACATCGGGGCGGAGACGCCGGAGCAGATCGCGCTCGCGGTCGTCGCGGAGATGTGCGCGGTCGCGCGGGGACGGCGCGGCGGAATGCTGCGCGAGCGCGCGCGGGCGATGCACCAGGAGGTCGCGTTCGTGGTGCTCGCAGCGGGCGGGTCGACGCGGCTCGGACGTCCGAAGCAGCTCGTCGAGCTCGCGGGCGTGCCGCTGGTGCGCCGGGTCGCGCAGACGTGCCTCGCGGTCGGCGGTGGGCCGGTCGGCGTGGTGCTCGGCGCGAGCAGCGACACCGTCGCCGGCGCCCTCGATGGGCTGCGCCTCGCGAGGATCGAGAACGACGGATGGCGCGAGGGGATCGCGAGCTCGATCCGCGCGGCAGTGGCGTGGGCGCAGGCGCGCGCGTGCGGTGCGCTGACGATCGTGCTCGCGGACCAGCCGCGGATCGCGAGCTCGCACCTGATCGCGCTCCGCGACGCGTGGGCGCGCGGCGCGCCGATCGCCGCGACGCGCTGGCGCGACGATGCGCGCGACATCGTGGGCGCGCCCGCGATCTTCGATCGCGCGCGATGGGACGCGCTCTGCGCGCTCACCGGCGATCGCGGCGCGGGCGCGCTGCTCCGCGCCGAGGACGTGATCGCGATCGACTGCGCGGACGCCGCGCTCGACGTGGACACGCCCGACGACGTGTGCGCACTGCTCGGCGCGTGA
- a CDS encoding SDR family NAD(P)-dependent oxidoreductase, producing MSTSDAVGTWAPPDLRGKVCVVTGASRGVGKGIALGLGEAGATVYVTGRTEHAGALPGTIGETADAVRALGGVGIAVRCDHANDDEVEALFARVDAEQGRIDVLVNNAFAIPEGELTAPFWQLPIAQWDVMHRVGLRSHYVAAWHAAQRMVPARRGLIVNVSSFGAKIQAVNVAYGVGKAGVDRMSRDMGRELAPQGVTAVSIWPGIVKTERLLLEPERLGFDPSKGESPHFSGRAVACLAADPRAIERAGEALVVAEMGEHYGFPDVDGSRPRSMRRDRAR from the coding sequence GTGAGCACGAGCGACGCGGTGGGCACGTGGGCTCCGCCCGACCTGCGCGGCAAGGTCTGCGTCGTCACCGGCGCGAGCCGCGGCGTCGGCAAGGGCATCGCGCTCGGTCTCGGCGAAGCGGGCGCGACGGTCTACGTCACCGGTCGCACCGAGCACGCCGGCGCGCTGCCCGGCACGATCGGCGAGACCGCGGACGCGGTGCGCGCGCTCGGCGGCGTGGGGATCGCGGTGCGCTGCGATCACGCGAACGACGACGAGGTCGAGGCGCTCTTCGCCCGCGTCGACGCGGAGCAGGGCCGCATCGACGTGCTCGTGAACAACGCGTTCGCCATCCCGGAAGGCGAGCTCACCGCCCCGTTCTGGCAGCTGCCGATCGCGCAGTGGGACGTCATGCATCGCGTCGGGCTGCGCTCGCACTACGTCGCGGCGTGGCACGCGGCGCAGCGCATGGTGCCGGCGCGTCGCGGGCTGATCGTGAACGTCTCGTCGTTCGGCGCGAAGATCCAGGCGGTCAACGTCGCGTACGGCGTGGGCAAGGCGGGCGTCGATCGCATGTCGCGCGACATGGGCCGCGAGCTCGCGCCGCAGGGCGTGACCGCGGTGTCGATCTGGCCCGGGATCGTGAAGACCGAGCGCTTGTTGCTCGAGCCCGAGCGGCTCGGGTTCGATCCGAGCAAGGGCGAGTCGCCGCACTTCAGCGGGCGCGCGGTCGCGTGCCTGGCGGCCGATCCGCGCGCGATCGAGCGCGCCGGAGAAGCGCTCGTCGTCGCCGAGATGGGCGAGCACTACGGCTTCCCCGACGTCGACGGCTCACGCCCGCGCTCGATGCGGCGAGACCGAGCGAGATGA
- a CDS encoding Ppx/GppA phosphatase family protein, with product MPKFASIDVGSNASRLLIVQADAPGRFTTVLQSRMPVRLGHSVFVTGKLDPESVDELVRAMRTFKTTMESESVEAYRAVVTASARDAENAEDMLHRVAETGVELEAIDGTEEARLVKLAVEQRVPLGDKRALLCDLGGGSLELSEVNHDEVRFSTSLQIGTVRLLESFLDDGKPVTKAQERLLGEYLDRMLQPVRESFLKRSYDVVAGTGGNFETIAELCPMAGAPLPTIDVRKARALLAKISKMKATDRRKEYGLRPDRADVIVPALYVLVTIADLARTDTIVAPGVGLKEGIVAELVHKHFRVWDYKVDESQAARAAVQLGRRYHFDEPHATQVDRLATQLFDRLRALHKLDDHDRVLLRVAALVHDIGDFVHFAAHHKHTQYIVEHSDVMGLSPEHRVVVGCIARYHRRAPPSPKHAAFASLGPEDRRRVRKLSSILRLADALDRGHRSKVHQLDVEVGAQEVVIRASGREDLSLEAWTVARKAGLFEQTFRRTVQVIVDAGDDASVSARA from the coding sequence ATGCCGAAGTTCGCATCGATCGACGTGGGCTCGAACGCGTCGCGGCTCCTCATCGTGCAGGCCGATGCGCCTGGGCGCTTCACGACCGTGCTGCAGTCGCGCATGCCGGTGCGCCTGGGCCACTCGGTGTTCGTCACGGGCAAGCTCGATCCCGAGTCGGTCGACGAGCTCGTGCGCGCGATGCGCACGTTCAAGACCACGATGGAGAGCGAGAGCGTCGAGGCGTATCGCGCGGTGGTGACCGCGTCGGCGCGCGACGCCGAGAACGCCGAGGACATGCTGCATCGAGTCGCCGAGACGGGCGTCGAGCTCGAGGCGATCGACGGCACGGAGGAAGCGCGCCTCGTGAAGCTCGCGGTCGAGCAGCGCGTGCCGCTCGGCGACAAGCGCGCGCTGCTCTGCGATCTCGGCGGCGGGAGCCTCGAGCTGTCCGAGGTGAACCACGACGAGGTGCGCTTCTCGACGAGCCTGCAGATCGGCACGGTGCGCCTGCTCGAGTCGTTCCTCGACGACGGCAAGCCGGTCACGAAGGCGCAGGAGCGGCTCCTCGGCGAGTACCTCGATCGCATGCTGCAGCCGGTGCGCGAGAGCTTCCTCAAGCGCAGCTACGACGTGGTCGCGGGCACGGGCGGGAACTTCGAGACGATCGCGGAGCTGTGCCCGATGGCGGGCGCGCCGCTGCCGACGATCGACGTGCGGAAGGCGCGCGCGCTGCTCGCGAAGATCTCGAAGATGAAGGCGACCGATCGCCGCAAGGAGTACGGGCTGCGCCCCGATCGCGCCGACGTGATCGTGCCCGCGCTCTACGTGCTGGTGACGATCGCGGACCTCGCGCGCACCGACACGATCGTGGCACCCGGCGTGGGCCTCAAGGAAGGCATCGTCGCGGAGCTGGTGCACAAGCACTTCCGCGTCTGGGACTACAAGGTCGACGAGAGCCAGGCGGCGCGCGCCGCGGTGCAGCTCGGACGTCGCTATCACTTCGACGAGCCGCACGCGACGCAGGTGGATCGCCTCGCGACGCAGCTCTTCGATCGGCTCCGCGCGCTGCACAAGCTCGACGATCACGACCGCGTGCTCTTGCGCGTCGCGGCGTTGGTGCACGACATCGGCGACTTCGTGCACTTCGCGGCGCACCACAAGCACACGCAGTACATCGTCGAGCACAGCGACGTGATGGGCCTGTCGCCCGAGCACCGCGTCGTGGTCGGCTGCATCGCGCGTTATCACCGCCGCGCGCCGCCGAGCCCGAAGCACGCTGCGTTCGCGTCGCTGGGCCCCGAGGATCGACGGCGAGTACGGAAGCTGTCGTCGATCCTCCGGCTCGCGGATGCGCTCGACCGCGGGCACCGGAGCAAGGTGCACCAGCTCGACGTCGAGGTCGGCGCACAAGAGGTCGTGATCCGCGCGAGCGGCAGAGAAGATCTGTCGCTCGAGGCGTGGACCGTCGCGCGGAAGGCCGGGCTCTTCGAGCAGACCTTCCGCAGGACGGTGCAGGTGATCGTCGACGCGGGCGACGACGCGAGCGTCTCGGCGCGCGCGTGA
- a CDS encoding acyl-CoA dehydrogenase family protein — protein sequence MTSQLDATLLSRAEDAARAIAPLAARIEAERQLPPEAIDALVRAGALKLLVPRAHGGAEASAETFLAVVETIARADGSAGWCTMIAGGSGLMSMFLAPDVAREIYAPDDAITCGVVAPMGRAARVEHGYRVSGRWPFGSASKHAQWIMGGTIAEGDAPLPSGAPDIRSVLFRASDVQILDTWDVSGLRGTGSHDFAVKDVVVPAERTFSLITTKRTHEGPLARLPFFGTLAAGVAAVSLGIGRAAIDALIALATKKSPLGAKQTIAHRETVQLEVARIESRLRGARAFLFDALGEAGREIARDGEATVRTRALLRAAACHAASESARVVTSAYELGGGTSIYASSPLQRHLRDVHTASQHLMVAQPTATTAGRVLLGLETDTATL from the coding sequence ATGACGAGCCAGCTCGACGCCACCCTCCTCTCTCGCGCCGAAGATGCAGCCCGCGCGATCGCTCCGCTCGCTGCGCGCATCGAAGCGGAGCGACAGCTGCCGCCCGAAGCGATCGACGCGCTGGTGCGCGCGGGCGCGCTGAAGCTGCTCGTCCCGCGCGCGCACGGGGGCGCGGAAGCGAGCGCCGAGACGTTCCTCGCCGTCGTCGAGACGATCGCGCGCGCCGACGGATCGGCGGGCTGGTGCACGATGATCGCGGGCGGCTCGGGGCTGATGTCGATGTTCCTCGCGCCCGACGTCGCGCGCGAGATCTACGCGCCCGACGACGCGATCACGTGCGGCGTGGTGGCGCCGATGGGCCGCGCGGCGCGGGTCGAGCACGGCTATCGCGTGAGCGGCCGGTGGCCCTTCGGCAGCGCGTCGAAGCACGCGCAGTGGATCATGGGTGGGACGATCGCGGAAGGAGACGCGCCGCTCCCGAGCGGCGCGCCCGACATCCGCAGCGTGCTCTTCCGCGCGAGCGACGTGCAGATCCTCGACACGTGGGACGTGAGCGGTCTGCGCGGCACCGGGAGCCACGACTTCGCGGTGAAGGACGTGGTCGTGCCGGCCGAGCGCACGTTCTCGCTGATCACGACGAAGCGCACGCACGAAGGGCCGCTCGCACGGCTGCCGTTCTTCGGCACGCTCGCGGCGGGCGTGGCCGCGGTGTCGCTCGGCATCGGTCGCGCCGCGATCGACGCGCTGATCGCGCTCGCGACGAAGAAGTCGCCGCTCGGCGCGAAGCAGACGATCGCGCACCGCGAGACGGTGCAGCTCGAGGTCGCGCGCATCGAGTCGCGGCTGCGCGGAGCGCGCGCGTTCTTGTTCGACGCGCTGGGCGAAGCAGGGCGCGAGATCGCGCGCGACGGCGAGGCGACGGTGCGCACGCGCGCGCTGCTGCGCGCGGCGGCGTGTCATGCCGCGAGCGAGAGCGCGCGCGTGGTGACGAGCGCGTACGAGCTCGGCGGGGGCACGTCGATCTACGCATCGAGCCCGCTGCAGCGTCACCTGCGCGACGTGCACACCGCGTCGCAGCACCTGATGGTCGCGCAGCCGACCGCGACGACCGCAGGCCGCGTGCTCCTCGGCCTCGAGACCGACACGGCGACGCTGTGA
- a CDS encoding xanthine dehydrogenase family protein molybdopterin-binding subunit — MIGAPLSRVEGPLKVSGRATYGYEDWSFGPTLYGFVVEATIARGRITSIDTSVAERAPGVRRVLTHRDAPPQGEPDPSASSYARAMPVLKDTEIRAFAQPVALVVARTFEDARAAARLVRITYEITPGEYELDEPGAPEIEQKSVNAGYSADSSIGDLDGALASAPVVLDRVYTTPYAFSLPMETHACIAAWDGDTVIAHCSTQIVADARQRIASTLRLDPEKVRVLSRYVGGGFGSKLGVSVETILAVMAARIVGEPVKVTLTRQQMFHLTGHRPASRQRVRLGASRDGRLHAFGHDAVQKQTRGSDYVEQTATAGRSLYAAPNRRTTHRSIALDLPVAGDVRAPGEAPGLFAIESAMDELAYTLDVDPIALRIANEPTIHPELNIPYSDRRMVECMREGARRFDWNRRARIPASTRDGRWLVGLGMAAAIRPHYQSESHVRVRVEPDGTVRVQCDMTDIGTGTYTVLAQTASEALGVPVDRVRVELGDSALPRTAGSGGSWGATNSCTALLRACRTLREKLGAPSGDVRAHVGASAVDAIGSVPEQTEEPSFSKSSIASYGAHFAEIGVDVDTGEVRLRRMLGVFDVGRVFNAKTARSQLIGGMIWGVSMALHEEGLVDPRVGAFVNRDFAQYLVPVHADIPAVDAIILDGFDGAANELGAKGVGEVGNCGASAAIANAVYSATGVRVRDLPITIEKLLPHLPARS; from the coding sequence ATGATCGGCGCGCCGCTGAGCCGCGTCGAAGGGCCGCTCAAGGTCTCGGGGCGCGCGACGTACGGCTACGAGGACTGGAGCTTCGGGCCGACGCTCTACGGCTTCGTGGTCGAGGCGACGATCGCGCGCGGGCGCATCACCAGCATCGACACGTCGGTCGCCGAGCGCGCGCCCGGCGTGCGCCGGGTGCTCACGCATCGCGACGCGCCGCCCCAGGGCGAGCCCGACCCGAGCGCGTCGTCGTACGCGCGGGCGATGCCGGTGCTCAAGGACACCGAGATCCGCGCGTTCGCGCAGCCGGTCGCGCTCGTCGTCGCGAGGACGTTCGAGGACGCGCGCGCCGCGGCGCGGCTGGTCCGCATCACGTACGAGATCACGCCGGGCGAGTACGAGCTCGACGAGCCGGGCGCGCCCGAGATCGAGCAGAAGAGCGTGAACGCGGGGTACTCCGCCGACTCGTCGATCGGGGATCTCGACGGCGCGCTCGCGAGCGCGCCCGTGGTGCTCGATCGCGTCTACACGACGCCGTACGCGTTCAGCCTGCCGATGGAGACCCACGCGTGCATCGCCGCGTGGGACGGCGACACGGTGATCGCCCACTGCAGCACGCAGATCGTGGCCGACGCGCGGCAGCGCATCGCGTCCACGTTGCGCCTGGATCCCGAGAAGGTGCGCGTGCTCTCGCGCTACGTCGGCGGCGGCTTCGGCTCGAAGCTCGGCGTGAGCGTCGAGACGATCCTCGCGGTGATGGCTGCGCGGATCGTCGGCGAGCCGGTGAAGGTCACGCTGACGCGACAGCAGATGTTCCACCTCACCGGCCACCGCCCCGCGTCACGGCAGCGCGTGCGGCTCGGGGCGTCGCGCGACGGGCGGCTCCACGCGTTCGGGCACGACGCCGTGCAGAAGCAGACCCGCGGCAGCGACTACGTCGAGCAGACCGCGACCGCGGGGCGCAGCCTGTACGCCGCGCCGAACCGCAGGACCACGCATCGCTCGATCGCGCTCGATCTGCCGGTCGCGGGCGACGTGCGAGCGCCCGGCGAGGCGCCCGGCCTCTTCGCCATCGAGTCGGCGATGGACGAGCTCGCGTACACGCTCGACGTGGATCCGATCGCGCTGCGGATCGCGAACGAGCCGACGATCCACCCCGAGCTGAACATCCCGTACAGCGATCGCCGCATGGTCGAGTGCATGCGCGAGGGCGCGCGACGCTTCGACTGGAATCGTCGCGCGAGGATCCCGGCGAGCACGCGCGATGGACGCTGGCTCGTGGGGCTCGGCATGGCCGCGGCGATCCGGCCGCACTACCAGAGCGAGAGCCACGTGCGCGTCCGCGTCGAGCCCGACGGCACGGTGCGCGTGCAGTGCGACATGACGGACATCGGGACCGGCACGTACACGGTCCTCGCGCAGACCGCGAGCGAGGCGCTGGGCGTCCCCGTCGATCGCGTGCGCGTCGAGCTCGGCGACTCGGCGCTGCCGCGCACCGCGGGCTCGGGCGGATCGTGGGGCGCGACGAACTCGTGCACGGCGCTGCTGCGCGCGTGCAGGACGCTCCGCGAGAAGCTCGGCGCGCCTTCGGGCGACGTGCGCGCGCACGTCGGCGCGAGCGCCGTGGACGCGATCGGGAGCGTGCCGGAGCAGACCGAGGAGCCGAGCTTCAGCAAGAGCTCGATCGCGAGCTACGGCGCGCACTTCGCGGAGATCGGCGTCGACGTGGACACCGGTGAGGTCCGCCTGCGCCGCATGCTCGGCGTGTTCGACGTCGGGCGCGTGTTCAACGCGAAGACCGCGCGCTCGCAGCTGATCGGCGGGATGATCTGGGGCGTCTCGATGGCGCTGCACGAAGAGGGGCTCGTCGATCCGCGCGTGGGCGCGTTCGTGAACCGCGACTTCGCGCAGTACCTCGTGCCGGTGCACGCGGACATCCCCGCCGTCGACGCGATCATCCTCGATGGTTTCGACGGCGCGGCGAACGAGCTCGGCGCGAAGGGCGTCGGCGAGGTCGGCAATTGCGGCGCGTCCGCGGCGATCGCGAACGCGGTCTACAGCGCGACCGGCGTTCGGGTGCGCGACCTGCCGATCACGATCGAGAAGCTCCTGCCGCACCTGCCGGCGCGATCGTGA
- a CDS encoding efflux RND transporter periplasmic adaptor subunit yields the protein MFPRLLSGTVGLLALFACSSPAAAPPSEPPPPPEVSTVTVTPHAVVVEDLLPGRVVPVRVAEVRPLVSGIVRERLFTEGDTVAAGQPLYRVDPTVFRAEVAGASATTERQRAALATAEREAERASRLASMGALSEQALHNAQSTLDLARADLAVSEASLARSRISLRYATVTAPIAGRIGLSRVTEGALVGTADPLPMVTIQQLDEVYVDIRQPASRYEELRQRSARGELERSDGLPVRLLSMRGEPYEVEGRLLSTDVNVDLTTSELTLRVLVPNADLDLLPGMFVRARIPFGREPSAITVPQQAVLHDPALGESVLVVAEGDVVAVRSVRTGRVVDGHQIVREGLAAGDRVIVEGQDRLAPGMSVRPTPWEVEVAREDHGPTSAPDTASE from the coding sequence ATGTTTCCGCGCCTTCTCTCCGGAACGGTTGGGCTCCTAGCGCTCTTCGCCTGTAGCAGCCCCGCGGCCGCGCCACCGAGCGAGCCGCCACCTCCGCCCGAGGTCTCGACGGTCACCGTCACGCCGCACGCGGTCGTGGTGGAGGACCTGCTGCCCGGGCGCGTCGTGCCCGTGCGTGTGGCGGAAGTGCGACCGCTCGTCTCGGGCATCGTGCGCGAGCGGCTCTTCACCGAGGGCGACACCGTCGCCGCGGGGCAGCCGCTGTATCGCGTCGATCCCACGGTCTTCCGCGCCGAGGTCGCGGGCGCGTCCGCGACGACCGAGCGCCAGCGCGCCGCGCTCGCCACCGCCGAGCGCGAGGCCGAGCGCGCGAGCCGCCTCGCGTCGATGGGCGCGCTCTCCGAGCAAGCGCTCCACAACGCGCAGAGCACGCTCGATCTCGCGCGCGCCGATCTCGCGGTGAGCGAGGCGTCGCTCGCGCGCAGCCGCATCAGCCTGCGCTACGCGACCGTCACCGCGCCGATCGCCGGGCGCATCGGCCTGTCGCGGGTGACCGAGGGCGCGCTCGTCGGCACCGCCGATCCGCTGCCGATGGTGACGATCCAGCAGCTCGACGAGGTCTACGTCGACATCCGTCAGCCCGCCTCGCGCTACGAGGAGCTGCGCCAGCGCTCCGCGCGCGGCGAGCTCGAGCGCAGCGACGGACTGCCGGTGCGCCTGCTCTCGATGCGCGGCGAGCCCTACGAGGTCGAGGGGCGGCTCCTCTCGACCGACGTGAACGTCGACCTCACGACGAGCGAGCTCACGCTGCGCGTGCTCGTGCCGAACGCGGATCTGGATCTGCTGCCCGGCATGTTCGTGCGCGCGCGCATCCCGTTCGGCCGCGAGCCCTCCGCCATCACCGTGCCGCAGCAGGCGGTGCTCCACGATCCCGCGCTCGGCGAGAGCGTGCTCGTCGTCGCCGAGGGCGACGTCGTCGCGGTGCGCAGCGTGCGGACCGGGCGGGTCGTCGACGGGCATCAGATCGTGCGCGAGGGCCTGGCGGCGGGCGATCGCGTGATCGTCGAGGGCCAGGATCGTCTCGCGCCCGGCATGTCCGTGCGACCGACCCCGTGGGAGGTCGAGGTCGCGCGCGAGGACCACGGGCCCACGTCGGCGCCCGACACCGCGAGCGAGTAG
- a CDS encoding 2Fe-2S iron-sulfur cluster-binding protein → MTLAINGHSYALDLDVRTTLLDALREHLHLTGTKKGCDHGQCGACTVLVNGRRINSCLTLAVMHEGDAITTIEGLGSPESLHPMQRAFLEHDGFQCGYCTPGQICSAVAMLDEARAGWPSHATEDVAAPRVALSDAEIRERMSGNVCRCAAYPNIVAAIRSVAGGGER, encoded by the coding sequence ATGACGCTCGCGATCAACGGGCACTCGTACGCGCTCGATCTGGACGTGCGCACGACGCTGCTCGACGCGCTGCGCGAGCACCTGCACCTCACGGGCACGAAGAAGGGGTGCGACCACGGGCAGTGCGGCGCGTGCACGGTGCTCGTGAACGGCCGGCGCATCAACTCGTGCCTGACGCTCGCGGTGATGCACGAGGGCGACGCGATCACGACGATCGAAGGGCTCGGATCGCCGGAGTCGTTGCACCCGATGCAGCGCGCCTTCCTCGAGCACGACGGGTTCCAGTGCGGCTATTGCACGCCGGGACAGATCTGCTCCGCGGTCGCGATGCTCGACGAGGCGCGCGCGGGCTGGCCGAGCCACGCCACCGAGGACGTCGCGGCGCCGCGCGTCGCGCTGAGCGACGCCGAGATCCGCGAGCGCATGAGCGGCAACGTCTGTCGCTGCGCGGCGTATCCGAACATCGTCGCCGCGATCCGCAGCGTCGCGGGCGGAGGCGAGCGGTGA
- a CDS encoding FAD binding domain-containing protein: protein MRALTYERASDPVRAAAAGATAGAKLICGGTNLLDLMKLGIEQPSHLVDVSRLPLKDIEATADGGLRIGALADNATLAADVRLRERYGAVSQALLAGASAQLRNKASTAGNLLQRTRCLYFYDTLARCNKRSPGQGCAALGGINRNHAILGASDACIATHPSDMAVAMIALDASVEMIDARGATRTVSIHDLYLEPGSTPHIETVVRPGELITAVVMPPPPRGRQLYRKVRDRASYEFALVSVAAIVSVENGTIDSARVAFGGVAHKPWRALEAEAVLRGRPATIDTYRAAADAALARAVGRGHNDFKIELAKRTLIATLDHAARGLA, encoded by the coding sequence GTGAGGGCGCTGACCTACGAGCGCGCGAGCGACCCCGTGCGCGCGGCGGCCGCGGGCGCGACGGCGGGCGCGAAGCTCATCTGCGGCGGGACGAACCTGCTCGATCTGATGAAGCTCGGGATCGAGCAGCCGTCGCACCTCGTCGACGTGAGCCGGCTGCCGCTGAAGGACATCGAGGCGACGGCCGATGGTGGCCTGCGCATCGGCGCGCTCGCCGACAACGCGACGCTCGCCGCCGACGTGCGGCTGCGCGAGCGCTACGGCGCGGTCTCGCAGGCGCTGCTCGCGGGCGCGTCGGCGCAGCTCCGCAACAAGGCGTCGACCGCGGGGAACCTGCTGCAGCGCACGCGGTGCCTCTACTTCTACGACACGCTCGCGCGCTGCAACAAGCGCAGCCCGGGCCAAGGATGCGCGGCGCTCGGCGGCATCAACCGCAATCACGCGATCCTCGGCGCGAGCGACGCGTGCATCGCGACGCATCCGTCGGACATGGCGGTCGCGATGATCGCGCTCGACGCGAGCGTCGAGATGATCGACGCGCGCGGCGCGACGCGCACGGTGTCGATCCACGATCTCTATCTCGAGCCGGGATCGACGCCGCACATCGAGACCGTGGTGCGCCCGGGGGAGCTGATCACCGCGGTGGTGATGCCCCCGCCGCCGCGAGGGCGACAGCTCTATCGCAAAGTGCGCGATCGTGCGTCGTACGAGTTCGCGCTCGTGTCCGTCGCCGCGATCGTGTCGGTCGAGAACGGGACGATCGACTCGGCGCGCGTCGCGTTCGGCGGCGTCGCGCACAAGCCGTGGCGCGCGCTCGAGGCGGAGGCCGTGCTGCGCGGTCGGCCGGCGACGATCGACACGTATCGCGCGGCGGCGGACGCCGCGCTCGCGCGCGCCGTGGGCCGCGGGCACAACGACTTCAAGATCGAGCTCGCGAAGCGCACGCTGATCGCGACGCTCGATCACGCCGCGCGGGGGCTCGCATGA